The DNA segment TATtctattattactttcaataatgttgttgtaagctactgtcattacctgcatctctctctctctctctttctgtctcattgtgtcatgcggattactgttaatttattatgctgatctgttctgtacgacatctattgcacatctgtccgtcctggaagagggatccctcctcagttgctcttcctgaggtttctaccgttcccccccccccgttaaagggttttttttggggagtttttccttatccgctgcgagggtcataaggacagagggatgtcatatgctgtaaagccctgtgaggcaaattgtgatttgtgatattgggctttataaataaaattaattgattaattgattgattgattgattgattgattgattttgggGGAAATAATACAAAATTAGTGTAATAAATAACTTATTTCAGAGAGTAATATTCTAAAGTGacttattactttcaaatgaagattATTAGTgatatgtaatatattacatttttctcACTCCCTGTGAGACCAGCCAAAGCTTGTGGATTCATGCATCCATCATTTTTCTAATTATTCCTTGCAGTCTATTATTTGTACAGCTTAAGTTCCTAATCAATACTATCCTGTCATTCACAGCATTTCCTGGAGCATCTTGAACGGAGCGCTGTTGCAGTATCGTAAATGCTGCCTGAGTTGGCGGCATCTCCAGAAAGTAGCCATACCGTCAAAATGCTGGGCATCATAGAGCAATGGGATGCAGCGTCTGGCAATCATACAGACAACACTGACAAATACCTGTTACTTATGCTTTTCAAGTTAGGACTGGATGCAGTGGCCCTTCACTTGTGCTGCCGGAAGCGGTTTACCTCCTTTTTAAGCATGTGCAGCCTGTCCATCGTCTTGGCTGACTTGGTGATGGTGTTATTATTGGCAGGTGTGTGGTTTCTTGGGCCGGAGAGGTATCTTGTGTCACTGTGCTTCATCTTGGCTAAGGCCTCGAAAACATATGAAGCACTGCCGCTGCCCATGACATGCCTGGGTTTTCTAGACTACTGCTTAgaagacagcaacctctgcaaaCAGAGCATGCCCTGTAAATACATAAGGAATGCTGTCCTGACTTTGCTGGTGTGGATGCTAGCTGTTTTTTACTCCTTTGTTTCTGCCACTTCCGATCTGATGGAGCTGGATTATGTGACAGGTGTAAGGGCCCTTGTGTGTGATGTAGAGGAGTCTGCACTGATTACCTACTTCATTTTGGGGCTGTTCGCAGTAGTTATTTGTACCATGCTGCCTTATTGGTCAATGATTCCCCAGTGGTTGAAAGAGGCTGACAGATTATCTGAAGCAAGGGAAGAACAAGAGAACCAGAGCAGCGATTTGTTGTTCACTTCAACCAACTGCACTGAGACAAAAAGTGGCATGGAGAACAATCTGGAGGAGACAGTCCAGCCATACCCGCCTCTGTGGTTCAGCCTAACACTGGGCTTCAGTATATTTTGGATGCCTTATCTCACCGTATCTGTGGGCTGTTTGATCTTAGGCTATGGAGTACCTGCCTACATCACTGTTAACCTTCTGTGGTTGGAGTGCGCCAACAGTTTCCTGATGGGTGTGGTGTTTTGGGTAAATAGCAAGTCGCAAGGACCATATAGCCAGCTCCCAGAAAACGTGTGCTTGTGGCATGTTTACTGGCATTTGAGCAGAggaacacaacagcagcaactgCCTGTAGCTGTGTTTAACCCATCAAAAGCAAAGAGAAACACTCTCCTCTATGTGTGACAGAAGAAGAGGTCAACAATAAACCTGTTACACCTAAGAGCCAACAGCCAACATCAATTGAAAAGCATGATAGGAGAAGGTAAAGAAAGACTTGACCTAGCATCTGTAAGTGGTTCACCTGTGTGTTAGATGCTTAAACTGAAGCCTGGACACAGACATGAATGTCCCAGCTCTTCATCAGCTCAAACAGAAAGGCTTTTGGGAAAGAATTAAACTGTACATGCTGCAGTTAACCAGACACTGTGACTGGACAGGGTCTCTGCAGGTTTCAACaagtcaaatttaagactttttaagacttttttaagaccaTAATGAATACAATTTAAGACCCATTTCACATCGATAAATTCGATAAATTCTGACCGGGCAGCACAGGTAGCCTACTTCAGTTCCACTTTGTAGTTACGTTATAGCGTCCTCAAAAATCGAAACATTTAAAAGCGAGACTGAAGTTTAtgcatgttttaaataaaagtaacgTCAATAGATTTTTAAGACCTTTCAAAATCGTATTTAAGACCTTTTATGAGATTTTATGAgaattttagacattttaaggcCTTAAATTCAAATGATtggatttaagacttttttagactttttaagaccccgcGGATACCCTGCTGGACTTCCAAATGTACTTTGGAGTATTGCTGAAAGCTATGATCATTATGCTAAAACTATGTAAATATCTGCAGAAATCACACCACAAATATTCTTTTTGTACAatcatttgtatatttgttgTACAGGCTTTTCAAAGATAATTTTGGTCTTGAGGGAAAAACTATATTGACTTATGATTAATAGCTATTCTTTTTGGATTTTCTGTCCCAAACAGGTGTAAATGCTgcttaataaatatatttttaaaaagtccttaatttttctttgactgaaccatgtatttttctaccttttgtTTGAAAACATGAATTACACATACATTAAATGTGAATAGATTTATTTGAAGAGGCTCAAAGTTTATTCCTGACCTTGATGATCATGTGATATGATCGAAAGCTAATGGACCTTCTAATGAGATAGTTTTCCCAAACattgtttccaaggtcaagaagGAACTTTGAACCTCCACTTTTAGTCCAACGTGGATGACTGAACCTAAAAGTGCTCAGGGTTTAGTGATGTACACTTCCATGACAACTGGGCAAACCCCTGCTAATGAAGAAATCATCAAATGTGCAATATGCATACTATCGTTTAATATACTTTAatgtacatatacagtatgcatTAGTGTTGTCACTAGGGATGAGTGATAATATCAGCAAGTCATCGGTATCAGCTGAGAGTGGCTTTAAAATAaactatcagaatcagccaacatgctttttcttattttgcacaatgaattaatattatatacatggtattttgtgtctccatctgctggtgggccatcatgatgaGAGTACGCATGCGTAATATGATGtaaattccactacagaagagacttgatgatcactaaaattaggtgggggaaaaaaagtagaTATGTCTATCTCTGTATCGATTATCAGCCAAATGACTTGTGTCATTGCGTAACCATGGTAACTTGTACCAATCTCAGCTTTACCAGTACTTtacaaataattttaaaactatTACGCCTAGCAAAGTGAAATCTTACATTTCTTATACCACTAAAATTGAAGCGTTATTGACAGTACAGAGCTGTCTTGATCACTGTAGGTTATAGAGTGCCCCAgtaatgagtcctaaaacctggaaataagTTAACATTTTCTAGTCCCTGTTctcttgtctcaaagtcaatgggttttttgaatgggttttagGTTGGTTggctgaaataaggtctgtggataacacaagcttaagacacttaaataaaaatatgtcagtTAATACCCCACTCGTGAATTTTAAAGTttctatgtgtcttaaaaaaggcggttgctaacaagtggctaaatgagactacagaatgtcatcacgcCAACCctggctttacagcctcattgtgATAGGAATGTTAAACCATGCCACCTAAAGGCAGCTTTGTACTTCTGGCAACTGCATTtgggcttcaaaaatcataaaagtggtgttaatttgtgaaaaATTACCTTATCGACAGAGCTTATTCCTGCAATTATCCAAAATCCAATAGAAAAATCCCAGACTGATGACAGTCTGCTTATGCTGTGTTACGTATGTTATGTTTCCCTCTGCATTCCACTCAATTAAACCAATGGTGGGACGAAAAATGGTATTGTGGATGGGCTACTATATTAAGTTTGCTACATGCACTTCAACATGCAATACACCAATAATTTCGGCAAATGGCAACTAGTAACTGCATTAATTGTAAATTGAGACAAAAGGATTTCATGTCGAGGCTGATTACAGAGGAACACAACTGGACGTGACCATGGACAGAATATGTAACGCGGAGAATGCAACTTCAATCATCCTAAAGTTAAAGTAACAACTACATTCAATCAATCACGTCATCTCCGGGCTGGTATTGTACTGATATTGTAtcgatattgtgatatgagacaagatatcgtcttagatttttGAATATTGTAGTATTGTCAATGTTGCATTTCCTGTTTTTACGGTATTACGGTAAAGTGATGTATTTTTTCTAAACTTGACAGACTGAAACAGCTGTTCTATTAAAAGGGAATTTTTGTTAACCAGGCAAAAAGGCTGACAGTTCAGGTTTAATGTAGCTATTATTTGATGAACTTGCTGATGGCTGATATGGCCTCAAAGATTTTAGATGAATTTAATTTTGCAGTTTCTTGAAATACCAGAAATGGGTTTCTAGTGAGGAGGCCAAGCGAAGGATATTTTACTTTTGATAACAACTTAGAAAAGAGTTTACgataaacagaaagagaggtaagaTTGTAAAAATGTAATCAGCTAAATGTCAGTGTGGGGACAGATTGACCCAGAGGGTGAATGAAGCTTTTTTAACTACGCAATGAACAACATCGTGATATAAGTCAATTATACCTAAGCATAGTATCTTTGAAAGAAAGTTAACTCTGTTTAGCCCTTGATATGGTTTATAAAATAACTCACGCCTTAAAGACCATAACACGAATTAAGTATCTTATTTATAATAAACCGGTATGTCAAAAACAATGagcacgtttacatgcacaccaatAAACCAATCAatatctgatttctggagttatCTGATTATTCAAGAGGTCATGTAAACGGCAGCACAATCCGATATGCTTTaatcagataaaagccattatctgattatgataaatcagataaacacatcTAGCTTTTCCCCAATAGTCACATTATTTggtgcatgtataccctttaatctggtttctttctggttttgctattttatactcccactccactacattttagagggaaatattgtactttctactccactacattaatctgacagcttttgtttcctttcagattaagattttacataaaataatatattttatattctcagtgtttaaattgtcacttttattttatcttacgtATATATTATGCCCCTTTGTGTGACAGGTGCTATGTAAAGTTTATACacaatacacttgtatattACAGTTTGCAATACTTTTACTATAAATCTACctaaagtatgtaaaattggctccacattcataaactacacattagaatgctctcacatgtatttgttaatgataaaaacaaacactactgtaagaaaagcatgatgagtacttttacttttaatactttattttGCTAATATTACATGTGTACTTTAAATTAAGTAGGGGttttcaaggatatgagtacctactgtaacaggaagtctgagttttatgtcatatacttggggagaaatccaactaaaggactgaatcatgtaaaccaggtttttctgaaTATCAGATTactgaagtgcatgtaaacacgtCAGACcggattattaccattacctgattattcccagttatctgattattgtgtgcatgtatatggGCTCAATGTTGAAAGAGCAGAACACGCAGACCACCACTTTAACCGTAAGTACACTACAAGACCACAATATAAACCGGGAGAGAATGAAGAATCTGCACTTGGTTCATTTTGTGTATCGGGCACGCCAATTAAACTGAGGGCGTTTAAATACCACCGACGTAGTTTACTGGATCACAACAATTAATCAAAACACGATATTTTGGTGAGacatgctaacgttaacgttaacaGTTACCGTTAGCTAGCAGGAAAGGAAAGTCGACGTTATCTAAATCTTTCTTCTACTCACCTGCCCCGCGATGGTTATGTCGAAGAAGACAATGGGGTTGACGGGATTTGTTGATTGAAGAAACATTCTCACACTTTCTTCGCTCTTTAAACAAAAACTAAAGCACTGCTTCACAACACACGAGTAGTTTGAATGCCTAGCATATGCGCTGCTAGCACCTACGGCGGGTCAGGAGAGACAAGCTACGGCTCGCAGCTACGGACAAAACACTGCCTTCGCGAAAAAGCGCGAGAGAAAATACTGGAAGAAATCCACCAGTTTATCGTCTAATGGCAACCTAACTATACCCTTTCGGATGTAAAAAGAACAACTAACATTTACTCTATTAATCAGGTAACTTCGTGTCTACTTCGTGCTCTACACTTAGCGTGTATAGGCAGTGATATTTTTACTGCAGTAGAATATCAACAGCTTTGCAGACAAAAGCAGTACTCCTGTTAACAGGACAATAAACAAAGGTGACAGTAGGCTGGCTacattatgttttctttatagtATTCACCAAAAATTGTATGTTAAATCAATATTTACAATTATCTTTTCTAATAAGTGACCTATGTCTACCCCGAGCTGCTTTTTAATGCATagtaacatttttaaattgtCTGCAAAACGCATTGCtgtaatgtaactaagtacatttactcaagtgctgtGCTTAAGTACAAATCTGAGATATtagtactttacttgagtacttCTGTTTTGTGCTACTTTCTATTTCTAccccactacatttcagaggttAATACTGTCTTTCTCCACTACATATATTTTAAAGCTGAAATGCtagttactttattttttattaataatcCAAATTTGCAAATAGGTTATGATATATTCTTGAAGGTTAAGCCACCCAGAAGTTTAAAGAACAATTTAAATGATTTCTACCTTTACCAGCAGCCACAGTCAAGTGATGAACATATGCATTTAACAATAATTCTAATTCAATAATATGATTCTGAAATTGGCCTTTCTacatgagtacttttactcacATTATTTTAAGTATAAATTTTGATGCTTTGATACTGTACTCTTGTACTGActtaagattttgaatgcaggacttttacttgtagcagagtatttctacacagtAGTATGACTACTTTTtctcacaaaaaaaatctgaataagTCATCAATCGCTgtcagaatgccaaaaaatgtatAGCATATCTACTTGTGTTGGAAAGATGCAACATCTCACATATATCAAGGTTTTCATAAGGGTtttattttcacaataaaacgtAATAATACAATTTAACATAATGCAATGGTGgctccacaaaaacaaaacaaaacaaaaaaataaaaacaaatggcaAAGTGACTACAAAAATGTGTCAAAGCTGTACTAAAGCaccatgataaaaaaaaaaaaatagcaatcAGGGTGTCGACGGACTCTAGTGGGTCAGCAGGGAGATAAAACTAGCAAAAAGCCTTAAAGGAAGACAGGTTTATGTAAAGTAATATGGTTTCTTGACATTGATGCCGTATTCTGTGAGGGCAGGAGTCAGGTCCTCCATAGTCAGAGTGTACTTCTtatcctatatatatatagagagagaaaaggaaaaaatacaaaaccataaATGATCAACATGATCTGAGCAATTAAAGACAGTTGACCTCTGTCACCATCTTCTGATAACACTCCTCTTTTCTCACACACCGCACCGTCAGAAAAGCATATGGAAGCACATGTTAAAAACGAGAGAAACACTGACCTTTGTCTTACTCCTTGAGCTTCCTGAGGCCGTGCCCTTCATTTTACAGTACTGCAGTGCATCATTGGCAATGTCTGAGATAAACTTCTGAGAAGCAAGGGAGATCAGACGGATtctaaagaaatgaaaaagaaaaatcaatattGTGGTTTTTACTGTCTGTACTCAGCCAGCATGTATGTTTCTGTCTATCCATATCTCGCATGGAAAAAACAAACTACTAGGTCAGAACGAGAGTTCATCTGATCTCATTTACACTTTTTACTGCCAATTACAACAATCATAAAGATGACTGTAAATGGTCGACTAGGCTAACGTGTCTGTACTTCATGCTCACACATGCCAATGAAGGCAAGTATGGAGGATTAGTAGCAGCACTGGCGTATACTGTATATTGGTATACGCCAGTTTTAGTTAGTAAAAGACATTTACAATAGCATTATCATTCAGCAAACCCCATAATAATCTACCAAGCACATTACCTGATTGAAAGCTGCTGAACTAAAGTAGTAGTCATCTTCACAAGCagtaataaaatcaatttatcTAAACTACTCAGGCACAAAGCTACATTTGTTTCCACAAATCATTATGCGCATAAGGAAACATACCAAACAGCCTGTCCCGGGTTAATGAttaaacacacagcaaagaGTTACATAATCCTTTTTAAAACTCCACATATGGTCTGCCTGCTAACTTACAAAAGATGTTTGGATTCAcaatttaaacttttaattcaGATTCAGTTTCTCAGATCTTTGAACTCCcaacaaataatttaaaaagccaAATAGACTGATAAATGGACTGcttttatatagcacttttaaCCAAGGGCCTTACAATGTGCCTCTCATTAACACCTTCAAAAGCACTCCCTTTATACCTGCTGTGGTGGTTtaactagggctgggtatcggtaCTCAATACCTTTAAGATATCGTCTGAAATAACCCCGCTCCAAGATGTCTAAAAAAttctccagtcaaatgataccTGCATTCAATCTTCTTTGTACCCAGATCTCACTATTATAAGATTTTGCTTGTAGCTAATCACCATAAGCGTTCTTCCATTTAATGCTacctgtgattggcccactaccacagcagctacaaccctgTGGTCAACTCGAGTACAGTGTCTGTGACGGAGTTGGAAATTCAGCTTGCCAAGATGGCACCCAAACATTTGAAAGTATAGCTATACTACACACCTGAGGCGCCTGGTGGCATTTTATGTAAAtgaatgcttccattcacatgatgggtgTCAAAtgaagtaggaaaaaaaatgatatcaAATAAAGTACTCTgctggtattggtatcactttaagggtactggtattggcACTGgcattgtaattttttaaatgatactcAGCCCTAATTATGACTAACTTTTGAATGTAACAGCACTGtgatttgtgtcattttgtcccACTAAGTGTTTGAAAGACCTGGTCACACTGAAGCTTGAGGGAAGCCTAAGCTATAGAGTCAGTCAATGATGCACTCACATTCTTGGATCAGAAGCCTCAAAGCCAGCCCGGTTGAGGTAGTAGCCTGTAACTGCATCAGGAATCTGAGgggggcaaaaagaaaaaaataataaataaataaataataataaaaaaaattcacataaCCTGCTTTTACTGCAACTGACACCTATCTATGTAGAGCAATATTACAGTATGTCTACCATTCAAGGATGTTCAGCCAAATGAACTGCAGCAGGAACACTGGCCACGACAGGAAACTAACAGCATTATTTAAGGTATATAGTGCTTGGTAAATAACAAAATGTCATGTGTACCAAGGGCAGGGGGTATatactgtgtgatgtcatgaatgtcaaataaatattgttaactacattgtgattttatttcactgtttgtACAGAGGCAACTCATTAAGTTGCTTTATGGCAATACTAAATTTAGGCCTACAGGATTTTTGCATCAATGCGATTGAGTGCCTcactttttaattaaataatcaCCCAGTCTtgaaatcatgtaaaaaaaaaaactaaaaaaaaaaaaacaacacaacaactttAAATTTTaactcacaaacacactcattCCATTTCTGGGGttacacattatttttaaaggatttattcatatgaaataaacaaatataatatatttagaaaatactttgattttttaaacttttgaaCTTGCACTGTGCCAGGAAAAAGGCTTGTCCCGGAAAAGAATTCACAactttaaacaattaaaatatgtgGTAAAAGCCTTCAAGACGTACTGATAACATAAGTGTAAAAATGTACTGTTTTATCtactttaaaatgtatatttttgtgaaaatgtcGGCCCTTACAGGATGTGTCCCAGATTTTTGTCAGCTCCAtcagatttctacaaaaacatcattcaaCCAGGCATAAAAGAGGTTATCTATACCTCAAggactcctgtctcacttcTTGGTTTCCACAAAGGCAGGAATGCTGTTCAAGTACTGGTAAAccctctattttttttttttttaataaattcattaaataatatttCTATTTGTTAAGTCTCAATTCATAACATATCAACTCTGTAGCCCTTCTAAATCAGAACTAAATAAGAATTATGATTTTAAAAGAGTAATTTGATTAGCGTTAAGAGAACTCTAagcaactttaaaaaaataaatccactacaactgctgtgaaattaataaatatattactTTTTGTCAACTCTGTCAGATCTTACCTCTGACATCAATCATGCTTGTTGTTCGAGCAAAAACTTTAATCCCTGAAAGGCTGGCCCATTACAAGGTTTAATATTCAGGACATTGgtcttttaaaacatattttcccaGCCTAATAGTGGAGAAAAATGTATAACCCCTGAAAAATAAGGTTTTACCTCAGTTCCCAAGAATGAGTGTGATTCACTGGAtgagaaacatacatactgtaatTGTACCCATCTGGGTATTTGAATTTATATATCTTTACTTGAAtatagtgttgcacggtatactggtactaaaatagtaccgcggtactagagtattccaaacggtactatactgcatttggaaaataccggtactttgaaattgattcaattcattaatttagttaattttttttactcatttatgcacacacacgcctttcttgttcctattgaagcacagattgcg comes from the Epinephelus lanceolatus isolate andai-2023 chromosome 8, ASM4190304v1, whole genome shotgun sequence genome and includes:
- the LOC117268172 gene encoding putative G-protein coupled receptor 160, which translates into the protein MLPELAASPESSHTVKMLGIIEQWDAASGNHTDNTDKYLLLMLFKLGLDAVALHLCCRKRFTSFLSMCSLSIVLADLVMVLLLAGVWFLGPERYLVSLCFILAKASKTYEALPLPMTCLGFLDYCLEDSNLCKQSMPCKYIRNAVLTLLVWMLAVFYSFVSATSDLMELDYVTGVRALVCDVEESALITYFILGLFAVVICTMLPYWSMIPQWLKEADRLSEAREEQENQSSDLLFTSTNCTETKSGMENNLEETVQPYPPLWFSLTLGFSIFWMPYLTVSVGCLILGYGVPAYITVNLLWLECANSFLMGVVFWVNSKSQGPYSQLPENVCLWHVYWHLSRGTQQQQLPVAVFNPSKAKRNTLLYV